In Flavobacterium cerinum, one genomic interval encodes:
- the ribB gene encoding 3,4-dihydroxy-2-butanone-4-phosphate synthase: MTTATLTALHPFGTTSKVRVENAINALQNGKGILLIDNENRENEGDLIFPAQHMTVCDMALMLRSCSGIVCLCLTNEKADALELPYMVTANSSKYQTPFTITIEAKKGITTGISASDRIQTIRTASNPKALPTDLARPGHIFPLRANDSGVLGRNGHTEGSIDLMKLSGLRPEAVLCELTNPDGTVSRLPEIIDFALEQQLIVLSIEDIYYYRKFVTDY, encoded by the coding sequence ATGACGACCGCTACACTTACCGCATTGCATCCGTTTGGCACAACAAGTAAAGTTCGCGTGGAAAATGCTATCAATGCTTTACAAAACGGAAAAGGTATTTTACTGATTGACAATGAGAATCGTGAAAACGAAGGGGATCTTATCTTTCCGGCACAGCATATGACTGTTTGCGATATGGCATTAATGCTTCGTTCCTGTAGCGGAATCGTTTGTTTATGCCTGACCAACGAAAAAGCAGACGCTCTGGAATTACCCTATATGGTAACCGCTAATTCCAGTAAATACCAAACACCGTTTACGATAACAATAGAAGCTAAAAAAGGAATTACAACAGGTATCTCTGCCTCCGATCGTATACAAACAATTCGTACAGCCAGTAACCCGAAAGCGTTACCGACAGATCTGGCTCGTCCGGGGCATATTTTTCCGTTAAGAGCCAATGATTCAGGTGTTCTCGGAAGAAACGGCCATACCGAAGGCAGTATCGATTTAATGAAATTATCCGGCTTGCGTCCGGAAGCGGTTTTGTGCGAACTGACCAATCCGGACGGAACGGTTTCGCGCTTACCGGAGATTATTGATTTTGCCCTCGAACAGCAATTGATTGTCCTATCGATCGAAGATATCTACTATTACCGTAAATTTGTAACCGACTATTAA
- a CDS encoding helix-turn-helix domain-containing protein → MPIIVNIDVMLAKRKMQSKELAEILGITQANLSILKTGKAKGFRFETLEAICKALDCQPGDILEYREA, encoded by the coding sequence ATGCCTATTATTGTAAATATCGATGTGATGCTTGCCAAACGAAAAATGCAAAGCAAAGAATTAGCTGAAATCTTAGGGATTACACAAGCTAATTTATCCATTTTAAAAACAGGAAAGGCAAAAGGATTCCGCTTTGAAACGCTGGAAGCCATCTGTAAAGCTTTAGATTGTCAGCCGGGCGATATACTGGAATACAGGGAAGCATAA
- a CDS encoding DUF2975 domain-containing protein yields the protein MKKVRLLATTLFYITRTAAIPYLLTALYCVICFVLGTVQYTEGGERFIIHYPFTQKRYLLGDSTEFYYIFEMIAFIGLYGVFFWLLGTVFDAFRQPRLFTEKNVGRLKLFYTLNFIVPLPFLIGHLWYSYEVSLLISLTFLHFVIGIFAYFMAAIFEQGLNLQAEQDLYI from the coding sequence ATGAAAAAAGTGCGCTTACTCGCTACGACCTTGTTTTATATAACACGGACAGCAGCAATTCCTTATTTGCTTACCGCATTGTATTGTGTGATCTGTTTTGTATTAGGTACGGTACAATACACCGAAGGCGGGGAACGTTTTATTATTCATTATCCTTTTACTCAAAAACGATATTTGTTGGGAGATAGTACGGAATTTTACTATATCTTCGAAATGATTGCCTTTATAGGACTCTATGGCGTATTTTTCTGGTTGCTCGGGACTGTTTTTGATGCCTTTCGTCAACCCAGGCTTTTTACGGAAAAGAATGTCGGCCGACTCAAACTTTTTTATACGCTGAATTTTATTGTTCCGTTACCGTTTTTGATCGGACATCTATGGTATTCCTATGAAGTAAGCCTATTGATCAGTTTAACCTTTTTACATTTTGTAATCGGTATTTTTGCCTATTTTATGGCTGCCATTTTCGAACAAGGACTTAACTTGCAAGCCGAACAGGACTTATATATATAA
- a CDS encoding DUF2798 domain-containing protein, which yields MKKEYFKYINTLFVVIPMTLIMAFVGLIRNYGFGEDWFFKFLKAWSVMLPVAYLAAFIIIPKARKLAEKFTEK from the coding sequence ATGAAAAAAGAGTATTTTAAGTACATCAACACCCTTTTTGTGGTCATTCCGATGACACTTATTATGGCGTTTGTAGGATTGATTCGCAACTATGGTTTTGGAGAAGATTGGTTTTTTAAATTTTTAAAAGCCTGGAGCGTAATGCTTCCGGTTGCCTATCTCGCTGCCTTTATTATTATACCGAAAGCCCGAAAATTGGCGGAAAAATTTACCGAAAAATAA
- a CDS encoding ABC transporter ATP-binding protein, producing MNSLQINKLSKRYSNGTQAMQEISLQIGNGIFGLLGPNGAGKSTLMKTIAGLQQPDSGSLLFNGTDIVADPFYIKKQLGYLPQDFGVYPKISAYDLLDHLAVLKGVENKKERKEQILALLEKTNLLAYKNKAVSSFSGGMRQRFGVAQALLGAPKIIIVDEPTAGLDPEERNRFNTLLSEIGEQVIVILSTHLVEDVRNLCTQMAIIQEGSVKAYGEPITFIRQLDGCIWHKRIDKKELDFFREKYHVISVQLFAGQQSVTIFSETDPGEGFSMKSQDLEDVYFYQLSKKG from the coding sequence ATGAACAGTTTACAAATCAACAAGCTTAGTAAGCGCTACAGTAACGGTACGCAAGCTATGCAGGAAATTTCGCTTCAGATCGGAAATGGAATTTTCGGACTTTTAGGTCCCAACGGAGCCGGAAAATCGACTTTAATGAAAACGATAGCCGGATTACAACAACCCGATAGCGGTTCGCTGCTTTTTAACGGAACCGATATTGTCGCTGATCCGTTTTATATTAAAAAACAATTGGGCTATTTGCCACAGGATTTTGGGGTTTATCCGAAAATCAGCGCCTATGATTTATTGGATCATCTTGCGGTTTTAAAAGGAGTAGAAAATAAGAAAGAACGGAAGGAACAAATCCTGGCTTTATTGGAAAAAACGAATCTGTTAGCCTATAAAAATAAAGCGGTTAGTTCTTTTTCCGGCGGTATGCGGCAACGATTTGGCGTGGCACAGGCTTTATTAGGAGCTCCCAAAATTATAATTGTTGATGAACCTACGGCCGGTCTGGATCCGGAAGAACGAAATCGTTTTAATACATTGCTAAGTGAAATAGGCGAGCAGGTTATTGTGATTTTATCTACCCATCTTGTGGAAGATGTACGGAATCTTTGTACGCAAATGGCCATTATTCAGGAAGGAAGTGTAAAAGCGTACGGCGAACCGATAACGTTTATCCGACAACTGGACGGATGTATCTGGCATAAAAGGATAGACAAAAAGGAACTTGATTTTTTCCGGGAAAAATACCACGTTATTTCGGTACAGTTATTTGCCGGGCAACAATCGGTAACAATCTTTTCAGAAACCGATCCGGGCGAAGGATTTTCAATGAAATCGCAGGATTTGGAGGACGTTTACTTTTATCAACTTTCTAAAAAAGGGTGA
- a CDS encoding GNAT family N-acetyltransferase — MRHNLEGATTERLSFRKVTEDDFEMWLPFYSDETVIQNLGMTAIATAEERCRYWLNLTFERYKNNLGGAYIVTEKATGIIVGQSGLIVRNIDGILELEVTYSILPEHRGKGYASEAAQKCRDFAFEKEQAGSVISIINIHNTDSQKVAFQNGMQIDKTTEFMEMPVQIFRINATVWNTIKKPS; from the coding sequence ATGCGACATAACTTAGAAGGCGCCACCACCGAGCGTTTATCCTTTCGGAAAGTAACAGAAGATGATTTTGAAATGTGGTTGCCGTTTTACAGTGATGAAACTGTCATCCAAAATCTGGGAATGACGGCTATTGCTACTGCGGAAGAACGATGCCGCTATTGGCTGAATCTTACTTTCGAGCGCTATAAAAACAATCTCGGCGGTGCTTATATTGTAACGGAAAAAGCGACCGGAATTATAGTCGGTCAAAGCGGACTTATTGTTCGTAATATTGACGGTATCCTGGAATTAGAAGTAACGTATTCCATTTTACCGGAACATCGGGGGAAAGGCTATGCATCGGAAGCGGCTCAAAAATGCAGGGATTTTGCTTTTGAAAAAGAACAAGCAGGAAGCGTTATTTCGATTATCAATATTCACAATACCGATTCTCAAAAAGTGGCCTTTCAAAATGGGATGCAAATAGATAAAACTACTGAGTTTATGGAAATGCCGGTACAGATTTTCCGGATTAACGCTACCGTTTGGAATACTATAAAAAAACCGTCCTGA
- a CDS encoding YegP family protein, whose translation MGKFVITKRKNDEFQFDLKAGNGQTILTSEGYTAKAGCTNGIESVRKNAQLDERFERKTSSNGKPFFNLKASNGQIIGTSEMYESVAARDNGIESVKKNAPDATVEDLS comes from the coding sequence ATGGGAAAATTTGTAATTACAAAAAGAAAAAATGACGAATTTCAATTTGATTTAAAAGCCGGAAACGGACAGACAATTCTAACCAGCGAAGGTTATACTGCTAAAGCGGGTTGTACAAATGGTATCGAATCCGTACGGAAAAATGCGCAACTGGATGAACGTTTCGAACGTAAAACGTCATCTAACGGGAAACCGTTTTTTAATCTGAAGGCGTCCAACGGGCAAATTATCGGAACAAGCGAAATGTATGAATCCGTAGCAGCACGTGATAACGGAATTGAATCCGTAAAAAAGAATGCTCCGGATGCAACTGTAGAAGATTTATCGTAA